In Miscanthus floridulus cultivar M001 chromosome 5, ASM1932011v1, whole genome shotgun sequence, one genomic interval encodes:
- the LOC136450662 gene encoding uncharacterized protein, which produces MSSHIVNSSQDEVKKWVKFCSNFTASDGKQHALLDNLNQDLSQKSVLSGDGFKLSAADNDVFATVHPFVIRVSDSELQKYPHVLRWMDYIQNTVGSGTTLQKINVVKSVFDPPSHPKKADKGDAESSLKKAISGQKTADKSNGSADSKKPAGETKPPENKENPTAAGNNKTSGEKKKEKEKSAGKTAEKAPEKVADKESECNISVLNIQVGLIRKAWKHPSADSLLVEEIDLGDGNVRQVVSGLAKYCSPDDLTNRHVVLITNVKPGKLRDVMSAGLVLCASTEDHTAVEPLIPPEGAKIGERISFAGFDGKPEDVLNPKKKQLDKITPHLRTDENGIATFKGVPFTTSAGPCRSSIRNGNVK; this is translated from the exons ATGTCTTCACATATTGTGAACTCGTCTCAGGATGAG GTGAAGAAATGGGTAAAATTTTGCAGCAATTTTACTGCGAGTGATGGAAAACAGCATGCATTGCTTGATAATCTGAATCAGGATTTGTCCCAGAAGTCTGTACTATCGGGTGATGGTTTTAAACTATCAGCTGCTGAtaatgatgtgtttgcaactgTTCATCCTTTTGTG attcgtgttaGTGACAGCGAGTTGCAGAAATATCCGCATGTATTGCGGTGGATGGACTACATTCAG AACACTGTTGGTTCTGGTACAACTTTGCAAAAGATAAATGTGGTCAAGTCTGTCTTTGATCCACCTTCT CATCCAAAGAAAGCTGATAAAGGAGATGCTGAATCAAGTTTGAAGAAAGCCATTTCTGGACAGAAGACTGCTGACAAGTCAAATGGAAGTGCTGACTCAAAGAAACCTGCAGGGGAG ACTAAGCCTCCTGAAAATAAGGAGAATCCTACTGCTGCGGGGAACAACAAAACCTCTGgggagaaaaagaaagagaaagagaagtcAGCAGGAAAAACAGCAGAGAAAGCTCCAGAGAAAGTTGCAGACAAGGAATCAGAGTGCAATATCAGTGTCCTGAATATACAGGTTGGCCTTATCCGTAAAGCATGGAAGCACCCATCTGCTGACAG CCTTTTGGTTGAGGAGATAGATTTGGGAGATGGTAATGTGCGTCAGGTTGTTAGTGGTCTTGCGAAGTACTGCAGTCCGGATGATCTAACC AATCGGCATGTTGTCTTGATCACGAATGTGAAGCCTGGGAAGCTGCGGGATGTTATGTCTGCTGGATTG GTCTTGTGTGCTTCAACTGAAGATCATACTGCTGTGGAGCCTTTGATTCCTCCTGAAGGAGCCAAGATTGGAGAACGTATTTCATTTGCTGG GTTTGATGGGAAGCCTGAAGATGTTCTAAATCCAAAGAAAAAGCAGCTGGACAAGATTACCCCG CATCTTCGTACCGACGAGAATGGAATTGCAACATTCAAAGGTGTACCCTTTACTACATCAGCTGGCCCATGTAGATCTTCGATTCGCAACGGAAATGTTAAGTGA
- the LOC136450663 gene encoding uncharacterized protein, producing MAKEQSAPLVAKIKELEEERDSFRLRAQEATASAKATAGQLGAEQSEHQATKVALAEATKAAEASRVEVSAWKGKAEDLEKEASQAAEASVAAQAALDVEVREHEALRSAVRSACEALDVEEVQSASSLGSRLIALSGHVRERLRGALHTGVKRALAVVSSHYAINLEAVSDGYVLPEDDEEADAEVVRLLEAAEAPGTALAKLFEEEVVPPAPAADP from the exons atggctaaggagcagtccgcccctctggtggccaagatcaaggaactggaggaggagcgagactccttcaggcttcgggcccaagaagcgacggcctctgcgaaggctacagccgggcagctgggtgcggagcagagcgagcatcaggcgacaaaagtcgccctggcagaggctaccaaggcggccgaggcctctcgggtcgaggtctcagcctggaagggcaaggccgagg atctggagaaagaggcctcccaggcggctgaggcctccgtcgcggcgcaagcagcgctggatgtcgaggtccgggagcacgaggcgctgcgcagcgctgtccggtctgcctgcgaggctctggacgtcgaggaggtccaatcagctagctcccttgggagccgcctcatcgcgttgagcggccacgtccgcgagagactccgaggggcgttgcacacgggtgtcaagcgcgccctggccgtcgtctcctcgcactacgccatcaacctcgaggctgtcagcgacggctacgtgttgccagaagatgacgaggaggctgatgcagaggtcgtgaggctgttggaggcggccgaggcacctggcaccgcgttggccaagctgttcgaagaagaggtggtccctcccgcgccagccgccgatccttga